In the genome of Triticum urartu cultivar G1812 chromosome 5, Tu2.1, whole genome shotgun sequence, one region contains:
- the LOC125506152 gene encoding endo-1,4-beta-xylanase 3-like produces MAGRQDVNVDDSLAGMTTLSVHNEEQTAMLPVSVDGSKPSGRYVLVAGRAHEKDGLRQTITTGVVKPRVTYRVAGWISLGAGAAWGTSHPVRVNLGVTTDDDENESLQVECGAVCAVAGGWTEIMGAFRLRTEPRSAAVYVHGAPAGVDVKVMDLRVFQTDREARFRQLKDKTDKARKRDVILKLGRQTGAAASVRVVQLDNAFPFGSCINTSVIQKPAFLDFFTNHFDWAVFENELKWYHTEAQQGQLNYADADALLAFCDRLGKSVRGHCVFWSVDGDVQQWVKNLDKDQLKSAVQSRLEGLVSRYAGKFPHYDVNNEMLHGQFFRDRLGDDHVPAFMFKEVARLDPEPALFVNDFNVECGNDPNATPDKYAEQVAWLQSCGAVVRGIGLQGHVSNPIGEVICAALDRLATTGVPIWFTELDVSEPDVSLRAKDLEVVLREAYAHPAVEGVVFWGFMQGTMWRQDAWLVDADGTVNEAGQMFLNLQREWKTDVRGSADGDGNFMFRGFHGRYFVEVTTATGCRMLKTFTVEKGDSTTLMVDLGDA; encoded by the exons ATGGCAGGCAGACAG GACGTGAACGTGGACGATAGCCTCGCCGGCATGACGACGCTGTCCGTGCACAATGAGGAGCAGACGGCAATGCTCCCCGTCAGCGTGGATGGCAGCAAGCCCAGCGGCCGGTACGTCCTCGTGGCGGGCCGCGCCCATGAGAAGGATGGCCTGCGGCAGACTATCACGACGGGCGTCGTGAAGCCTCGGGTCACGTACCGCGTGGCCGGGTGGATCAGCCTGGGCGCAGGCGCGGCGTGGGGGACGAGCCACCCGGTGCGCGTCAACCTTGGTGTCACTACGGACGATGATGAGAATGAGAGCCTGCAGGTGGAGTGTGGCGCGGTCTGCGCCGTGGCTGGCGGGTGGACGGAGATCATGGGCGCCTTCCGCCTCAGGACGGAGCCGCGCAGCGCCGCGGTTTACGTCCACGGCGCCCCTGCCGGCGTCGACGTCAAGGTCATGGATCTCCGCGTCTTCCAGACAGACCGCGAGGCGCGCTTCAGGCAACTCAAGGACAAGACTGACAAG GCGCGCAAGAGGGACGTGATTCTGAAGCTGGGAAGGCAGACCGGAGCGGCGGCGTCCGTGCGCGTGGTGCAGTTGGACAACGCCTTCCCCTTCGGGTCATGCATCAACACGTCCGTCATCCAGAAGCCGGCCTTCCTCGACTTCTTCACCAACCACTTCGACTGGGCCGTCTTCGAGAACGAGCTCAAGTGGTACCACACCGAGGCGCAGCAGGGCCAGCTCAACTACGCCGACGCCGACGCGCTCCTCGCCTTCTGCGACCGCCTCGGCAAGAGCGTCCGCGGCCACTGCGTCTTCTGGTCCGTCGACGGCGACGTGCAGCAGTGGGTCAAGAACCTCGACAAGGACCAGCTGAAGTCCGCCGTCCAGAGCCGCCTCGAAGGCCTGGTGTCCCGCTACGCCGGCAAGTTCCCGCACTACGACGTCAACAACGAGATGCTGCACGGCCAATTCTTCCGGGACCGCCTCGGCGACGACCACGTGCCGGCGTTCATGTTCAAGGAGGTGGCGCGGCTGGACCCGGAGCCCGCGCTCTTCGTCAACGACTTCAACGTGGAGTGCGGCAACGACCCCAACGCGACCCCCGACAAGTACGCCGAGCAGGTCGCATGGCTGCAGAGCTGCGGCGCGGTGGTGCGCGGCATCGGACTGCAGGGCCACGTGAGCAACCCGATCGGTGAGGTCATCTGCGCCGCGCTCGACAGGCTCGCCACCACCGGCGTGCCCATCTGGTTCACGGAGCTGGACGTGTCCGAGCCCGACGTGAGCCTCCGCGCCAAGGACCTGGAGGTGGTGCTCCGGGAGGCATACGCGCACCCAGCGGTGGAGGGCGTCGTGTTCTGGGGGTTCATGCAGGGCACGATGTGGCGGCAGGACGCCTGGCTCGTCGACGCCGACGGCACCGTCAACGAAGCTGGCCAGATGTTCCTGAACCTCCAGAGGGAATGGAAGACGGACGTGCGAGGGAGCGCCGACGGCGATGGGAACTTCATGTTCAGGGGCTTCCACGGCAGATACTTCGTCGAGGTCACCACGGCGACGGGGTGTCGGATGCTCAAGACCTTCACGGTGGAGAAAGGGGACAGCACAACTCTCATGGTGGATTTGGGCGATGCCTGA